One stretch of Pseudoalteromonas shioyasakiensis DNA includes these proteins:
- the cysZ gene encoding sulfate transporter CysZ translates to MQFTQGMEYFFSGFKLISQKGLKRFVLIPLTINILLFGSSLFFLYGWLTDGFAYMNSLLPEWLSWLEWLMWPIAVLVILFSYSMLFTVITNFIAAPFNGLLSEKVELYLTGQKINDDSLFDTMKDVPRMLGREWTKLCYYLPRAIGFFILLWILPVIGQVLWVLFTCWMYAVQYEDYAFDNHKISFNEMKGDLKQKQTLSYGFGLAVMILTAIPIVNLIVMPVAVCGGTRLWVDNYRSKYRT, encoded by the coding sequence GTGCAGTTCACTCAAGGTATGGAATACTTCTTTTCTGGCTTTAAGTTAATTAGCCAAAAGGGGTTGAAACGTTTTGTACTTATTCCTTTAACAATCAATATCCTGCTTTTTGGTAGTTCGCTGTTCTTTTTGTACGGTTGGCTCACTGATGGCTTTGCTTACATGAACTCGTTATTACCAGAATGGCTTAGCTGGCTCGAATGGCTAATGTGGCCGATTGCCGTGCTGGTGATTTTATTTAGTTACAGCATGCTCTTCACGGTTATTACGAATTTTATAGCAGCCCCATTTAACGGCCTGCTCAGTGAAAAAGTTGAGCTTTACTTAACTGGGCAAAAAATTAATGATGATAGCCTTTTCGATACAATGAAAGATGTGCCACGCATGCTAGGACGAGAGTGGACAAAACTTTGCTATTACCTACCACGCGCTATTGGCTTTTTTATTTTATTGTGGATTTTACCTGTGATCGGGCAAGTTTTATGGGTGCTTTTCACCTGTTGGATGTATGCCGTTCAATATGAAGACTACGCTTTCGATAACCATAAAATTAGCTTTAACGAAATGAAAGGTGACTTAAAGCAAAAGCAAACCTTGTCCTATGGTTTTGGTTTAGCTGTAATGATTTTAACTGCAATCCCAATTGTTAACTTAATTGTCATGCCTGTTGCAGTATGTGGAGGCACACGTTTATGGGTCGATAATTACCGAAGTAAATATCGAACTTAA